One part of the Arthrobacter sp. B1I2 genome encodes these proteins:
- a CDS encoding cache domain-containing protein, producing MSNDAIAQECANKISQWFKSFYQDLESASDKMSESLTRRMGDRTKINNSDLLDLPEISRSFLEGHHAAVGAGAIFAVASVSKAQGALEWWLRDDAGRISKREFDLVPDTDGFYDYEQQPWFTIAARTGHHTLVGPYVDYLGMGEYILTLTVPLYINGGFVGVTGSDIRVRDLEGVFVPAMRAVPGDAAVLNSQDRVIVSNSGRFLVGDRVKKTPPGAHKIALEVPALDLHFLYLAS from the coding sequence ATGAGCAATGACGCTATCGCACAGGAGTGCGCGAACAAGATCAGCCAATGGTTTAAATCCTTTTACCAGGACCTTGAATCCGCTTCCGATAAAATGAGCGAATCGCTGACGCGTCGAATGGGCGACCGCACCAAGATCAATAATTCTGATTTGCTTGACCTCCCTGAAATATCCCGTTCGTTCCTCGAAGGACACCATGCCGCCGTTGGCGCCGGCGCCATCTTCGCGGTGGCCAGCGTCAGCAAGGCGCAGGGGGCTCTTGAGTGGTGGCTCCGGGATGATGCGGGCCGGATCAGCAAGCGGGAGTTCGACCTGGTTCCTGATACTGACGGCTTCTACGATTACGAGCAGCAGCCCTGGTTCACGATTGCTGCCCGTACCGGTCACCACACCCTGGTAGGGCCTTACGTCGACTACCTCGGGATGGGGGAGTACATTCTCACCCTGACGGTGCCGCTGTACATCAATGGTGGCTTCGTTGGTGTTACGGGAAGTGATATCAGGGTCAGGGACCTGGAAGGAGTATTCGTTCCGGCAATGCGCGCGGTACCGGGGGACGCGGCTGTGCTGAACAGCCAGGACCGGGTCATTGTGAGTAACTCGGGCCGATTCCTGGTGGGGGACCGGGTTAAGAAGACCCCGCCGGGCGCACACAAGATCGCGCTGGAAGTTCCGGCTCTGGATCTTCATTTCCTGTACCTGGCATCGTAG
- a CDS encoding gamma-glutamyl-gamma-aminobutyrate hydrolase family protein — protein MTNRDGRVRTLVPITPADVIPAGFAELPGNAPIIAVVVSLNFPDMTVEVSQLVKRFTRTALETLLKAGARAVLVDSSATNLPDPKHIAGASGVLFLGGGDVDPSLYGVRGPVPNLYGVERRADEYCMELIDQTLARDAPLLAICRGSQLLNLTSGGTLIPDLDPYELHRGGKGESMFLDEPVTILPGSRLHGILGRDRITVRSGHHQAVEQVGPRLRVAAVADDGIIEGTEHKDNTWVVGVQWHPEDSDGNAEDRELLFKAFVEQASSHAEKMQNQAMVHTGGPV, from the coding sequence ATGACAAACCGAGACGGCCGCGTCAGGACTTTGGTTCCCATTACGCCAGCTGATGTTATCCCGGCTGGCTTTGCGGAGCTCCCCGGGAATGCGCCGATCATCGCGGTGGTCGTTTCGTTGAACTTCCCTGACATGACCGTCGAGGTTTCCCAGCTGGTGAAGCGTTTCACCAGGACCGCTCTGGAGACCCTGCTTAAAGCGGGGGCCAGGGCAGTCCTGGTGGACAGCAGCGCCACCAACCTGCCAGACCCCAAACACATCGCTGGCGCCAGTGGCGTGCTTTTCCTCGGCGGTGGGGACGTTGATCCCAGCCTGTATGGGGTGCGCGGCCCGGTGCCGAACCTTTATGGAGTGGAACGCCGCGCCGACGAATACTGCATGGAACTGATCGACCAGACGCTGGCCCGCGATGCACCCCTGCTTGCCATTTGCCGAGGGTCCCAACTCCTGAATCTCACCAGCGGGGGGACACTCATCCCTGATCTGGACCCTTACGAGCTGCACCGCGGCGGCAAGGGAGAAAGCATGTTCCTTGACGAACCGGTCACTATCCTGCCGGGAAGCCGCCTTCACGGCATTCTGGGCAGAGACCGTATCACTGTCCGCTCGGGGCACCACCAGGCCGTCGAACAGGTGGGGCCGCGTCTCCGGGTCGCCGCTGTGGCCGATGACGGCATCATCGAGGGAACTGAACATAAGGACAACACCTGGGTCGTGGGCGTCCAGTGGCACCCGGAGGACTCCGACGGAAACGCCGAGGACCGGGAGCTGCTCTTCAAAGCATTTGTCGAACAGGCCAGCAGTCATGCCGAAAAGATGCAGAACCAGGCAATGGTTCACACAGGCGGTCCGGTGTGA